A genomic window from Blastococcus saxobsidens DD2 includes:
- a CDS encoding SDR family NAD(P)-dependent oxidoreductase encodes MTEPARPLAGKVALVTGASSGIGEATAVALAAAGAAVAIGARRTDRLDALAGTLRDSGATVLQLALDVTDEQACADAVARTRQELGSLDILVNNAGVMLLGTITGADPEDWRRMIQTNVMGVLYMTSAAIDGMLEQGSGDVVNMSSVAGRTARKGAGVYNASKWAVNAFSESLRQEVTGRGVRISLVEPGAVTTELTSHITQPEAKAASEKMHASMRPLHADDIARAVCYVVSQPPHVAVNEVLVRPTDQER; translated from the coding sequence ATGACCGAGCCCGCTCGTCCACTCGCCGGGAAGGTCGCCCTGGTGACCGGGGCGTCCTCGGGCATCGGTGAGGCCACCGCCGTCGCGCTGGCCGCGGCGGGCGCCGCCGTCGCCATCGGCGCCCGGCGCACCGACCGGCTGGACGCGCTCGCCGGCACGCTGCGGGACAGCGGCGCCACGGTGCTGCAGCTGGCCCTCGACGTCACCGACGAGCAGGCCTGCGCCGACGCCGTCGCCCGCACCCGGCAGGAGCTGGGGAGCCTGGACATCCTGGTGAACAACGCCGGGGTCATGCTGCTGGGCACCATCACCGGCGCCGACCCCGAGGACTGGCGGCGGATGATCCAGACGAACGTCATGGGCGTCCTGTACATGACCTCCGCGGCGATCGACGGGATGCTCGAGCAGGGCTCCGGCGACGTCGTGAACATGTCCAGCGTCGCCGGCCGGACCGCCCGCAAGGGGGCCGGCGTCTACAACGCCAGCAAGTGGGCGGTGAACGCCTTCAGCGAGTCGCTGCGCCAGGAGGTCACCGGCCGGGGAGTGCGGATCTCCCTCGTCGAACCCGGCGCGGTCACCACCGAGCTCACCTCGCACATCACCCAGCCCGAGGCGAAGGCCGCCTCGGAGAAGATGCACGCGAGCATGCGCCCGCTGCACGCCGACGACATCGCCCGGGCGGTCTGCTACGTCGTCAGCCAGCCGCCGCACGTCGCGGTCAACGAGGTGCTCGTCCGCCCCACCGACCAGGAGCGCTGA